CATATTCAACAAGAGACCATTGATAAAGATTTACTCAATACAAATAAGCTCCTCTTGAGGTGATGAGAGGAATTCACATCCATCTTCAGTTACCACCACATCTTCTTCAAGACTTAGTTGACCATAATCTTCAGTCCAAACATAGAGCTCAAGCGTGAATACATTGCCCACTTCAACTTCGCCCTTTGGGCTATCACCATAGCGATCCCATAATGGTCCTAGAAGGGTACCACCGTCATGAGCAATGCGACCAACTTGGTGACCTAACGCATGTTGATACTCGTCGTAGCCTCTTTCCTTGACATAGTCCCGAGCAATAGCATCGACCTCGTATCCCTTCATTCCCGGCCTTAAATGGTCTGAAGCTTTCTGTATAGCTCCATAGACAGTATCGAATGCGTCCTGAATCTGATCTGGAATATCAGATGGTATACCGAAATAGAACATTCGTTGAATATCAGAACAGTAACCGTTTTTCTTGACACCAAAATCGAAATGAAGTAAATGGCCAGCTTTCGTCTTGTTATTTGTTGGGCCGGAATGCCCAAATTCCTTGTTCGGGCCGGCATCAACTGCGGGGTTATGCTCGGGGTCCCAAGCATTTCCAACACCATAGTGAGACATCCTCTGTTTGAAGAATTCGTAGATTTCCATTTCAGAAAGGCCAGTCCTGACAAAGCGCTCAGCCTCTTTATAGATGGTTTCTGTGATATGCACTGCCTCTCGAATTCGCTTAAGCTCGGTGTCGGTTTTTCGCCCCCGTAATCTCCCTATAACCTGCTCTGCACTCTTCAATCTGTCTTGGAAGGGTGTATCTTCAAGGTATTCTTTCAGCAAAAGATGCATTCCGACGGTTAATCCGTCTGCAGCCACATCATTCTTGCTGAAGTTGATCGCAATCTCATGGGGGTCAATCTTGGTAAGGGTAGTAACCAGTTGCTCTCGAATTCCCTCCGTGTAAGGAATAACCTCATCGAAAATCCCTGCTTGCTCTACTCCATCAGCGTCGAAATTTCCTACAATCGCAGTTTTCGTTCCATCTCTTGAATAGATGAGTGCGGATTGCCAGACTACCTCTCGGCTTAAGATGATTGGAAGCACCGGATCTGCCATTTGAGAGGTCTCGCGAACCCATACCAGCCATGCATCCAAATCTAATTCATCAAGAATTTCACACGCTTGATTGCTCTTTTCAAGTTCCAGGGTTTTAGTCAAGGGTATCCTCCAAGTCTTGAAAAGGGAATGATGAGATATAATCTGAACGGAATGAAGCAAAAATCTTATTCGAAGATTGAAACCGCTTCATTTCCAATTGCAGGTCCATAGAATGTTCACCATAGACATTGAGAAAGTACAACCCAGCCAGCTATACATCAGCCAGAAGAAGCTCCAAGCAGTCCAAGAGTGTTTTCAGAAAAACAAGGAAAAGGAGCTTGAACCTATACCAGTAAAGAAACTTGATGGAGAAATCATGGCCACCGATGGTCATACACGAGGGCTTGCTTGGTTTCTGAATGACCACCATGAGATACCGTGCATCTGGGAAGACGAGGTGTTAGATTGGGAAGCCTACAGGATTTGCGTACAATGGTGTAAGGAAGAAGGCATCATCTCGATGGAGGATCTCGGCGACCGAATTGTACCCCACGAAGAATACGAAAGGATTTGGCTGGGCAGATGCAAGACAATGCAGGATGAACTAGCTGAGAAGCGCAATGAAAGGGAGGGGGGAGAGTAGATACGGCAAAGGGATGCAGACCCATTCTGTCTTCCCAGAGATTGATATTAGTAGTAAGGAGATTTGTGAAGCAAATAGCGTCGCACTAACGGACGAAAGAGCCGGACAAGGATTCTCCTCTTGCCCATCTCATTCTTGAAATCATCCAAGAATTGCTCGAATGACCTAGTTTGATAGTCCAAAAGCTCTTGAGCCTCTTGGCTGTTCATCCAATCAGTATGGAAATAATCGTCTTCACTTTCGGGAGTTAGAAAGGCTTCATCCGGCAACATCCCAACCCCTAGTGCATCGAGTATTGCGGTTACGAACTCTCGATAGTCCATGCGGCATTCTTGTCCACCGCCAAGAAGCAATATCTTTCCTTCAACATCAGCGGTTACACCTCGTGCCAGCGCCAAGCCGATATCCTTGGTGTGCACGAATTCAATCCGTTGTTCCAAGGGTATCTCAAACATGATAGGATCGATGTTCATACTCATACGAAGGGGCGTAACTACACCGAATCTCATGATTGTCCATGGAAGGGCGGATTCCTTCACAATGCTTTCACACTCAATCTTGTGCGCAGTATATGCATCGGTTGCAATCTGTGGGTCGTTAGCTTTCTTTGGCGGGCCGTCCCCTGTGCAATGGCCATACGTTGCTATCGAGCTTGCATAAACGAACCGTGGATGCTTCCCGGATTCCAAAGCAGCATTGACTAGGTTTTCTGTGCCACCAACATTGACTTCCCTTGCAAGCTGCAGATTTCTGTCCGTTTGAGGGGGAATAATTGCCGCCAGATGGATAATAGCCTCCACACCTTCCAAAGCCTCTGATACATCCGAATAGTTTCGAATGTCACCCCAAAAGATATCGAAATCGAATTCATTACCCAATTTCTCGTTTATCTTGCGGTTCTTCTTGTTTGGAAGGTCAAAGCAACGGACATCATGGCCATGATTGCAGAGAGCTTCCAAGGTGCTTTCGCCCACGTTACCAAAGGCTCCTGTCAAAAGTACTTTCATGGGGCTAAATCGTTGTACAGATGCTAGATTAACTTTTGTGGTAGCAATAAATAGCGGAAATAACGGAGCTAGAAACAGTCTTTGCACAATGCTAATATCAAAAGATTCTGTTAATAAGAGGAAAACATGCTTGGTGCTATACAATGACAACAAATTGCCATGAAATGCATAAAGGACAAGTTTACGTTTGTAAAGAGTGTGGGCTTGAACTCGAAGTAGTTGCGGAGTGCGAATCTTGTGGTACTGATCCCGACACATGCGAATGTGATGAACCCTGTACATTCCGCTGTTGTGGAGAAGAACTCACCCTAAAAGAATAGGCTCTTTCATTCCTATTCTTTCCTTTCTTTTTCCTCGTACTTCTGCTTCCACAATATTGCTCAATTCTGCTTTTGTTTCGTTACCAAAATTTAATAAGAAATCTTAACGATATTAAAGTATGATTGATAAGGAACCATACGGACATGGAGCACTCAAATGGGTATCTACTTCGTGGCTTGAAGACCACAGGGATGAAGTGAAGATTGTTGATGTACAGCCAGATGTGCATGATTATTTCAAAGCGCACATTCCTGGAGCTGTATATCTAGCGGGTAAAACTTTCAGGGCTCCCCTGAACGGATTGCCTGCACAATACGTAACCCCACAACATATTGAAGGATTACTCGGACGAATCGGACTTACGAAAGACGCATCAGTTGTCGTTTATACTGGCGTAGGCAAACACAAAGGATGGGGCGATGGACTGGATCAACCAATGATGGCCTATACACTCCTAAGGCATGGAGCCAAGGAGGTTTATCTCCTCGATGGTGGCATCGACAAGTGGATCGAGGAAGGCCGAGAAATCAGCCAAGAGTTTCCAGATGTTACTCCTGAAGTGTTTGATGCAGAAGTAGACGAAGATATGTTCATGACGCTTGAAGAGGTCGAAGAGAAAAAAGACATGGATGATGTTATTCTCCTCGATGCCCGACCGCCCAAATTCTACACGGGCGAGGAATCTCCTTGGATTAGAGATGGTCATATCCCAGGAGCAGTCAACCTCCCATGGGCAATTCTGATGACAGACGATAACAAAACGGAACTCAAAGCGATAGAAGAAATCGAGAGTCTTGCAGAAGAGGTTGGTGCAACCAAAGACAAGCTCATCATCTGTAGTTGTGGAACAGGCAGGGAAGCAACAGCAGAATACACAATCTTCAAACACCTGCTAGGATACCCCAAGGTAAAACTGTTCGAGGGTAGCTTCACAGAGTGGAGCACTGACCCTGACAGAGAAGTCGTAACCGGTAAGGATCCATACTAATCAAAACACACCCATTTGGCAGTACAGAGGTGCGCCCAACAGTTCCAGGGCGCACATTTCTATTTCTTTTTTGTTACTTTTGAGTAACACTTGATTTCATAGACTAGGATAGTTATACAAAAAATCAATAATGTCCCCGAATGGGGAACCATACACAATTGTGGGACTGAGTATGAGCTCTGACAGCAACCGGGGTATCGGTACATTGTCTGAGACAACTCTCCATGCTCAGCTGAAAGAATTGTACGCGGAATCAGAGGGGGAGATGGAAGTCCCAGTCGATGGCTTCATAGCGGATGTTGTGAAAGATGGATCCATAATCGAGATACAGACGGGAAATTTCTCCAAAATTCGAGACAAACTTCGAAGTCTCATAAGAAGTCACACGGTCATGCTTGTGTATCCTGTGGCCGCAGAGAAATGGATCATAAAGGAGGGAGATACCTTCGGTGATAAACTGAAGAAACGGAAATCTCCCAAACATGGAGGGGTTGAGGAGCTGTTCTACGAGCTAGTCAGTATGCCTCGCCTGATAAACAGCAGCAACTTTTCCATTGAAGTTGTGTTGACTGAAGAGGAAGACATCCGAGCAAAGAGTGAAGACGCAAGCTGGAGAAGAAGAGGATGGAAAACCGTTGATCGCAAACTTCTGAAGGTCATTGACAGGGCACGTTTCCGGCAATCTGCAGATTTTCTTGCATTTCTACCACCGTCACTTGATACACCTTTCACCAACAAGGAACTCGCAGCAGCTACTGGATATGCTAGAAGGTTAGCACAGAAAATCACCTATTGCTTAAGGAAGATGGGCGTTCTTCGAGTGCCCAAAAAGAGAGGCAGAGCATATCTTCATGAGATTCCCGCCGCCTATTCAAGCAATAGATAGAGAAGCAATTTGCGCGTCATATAGACACCCTTTTTAGTACAAAAATATTAACTATAGTGAAAGTACAATGAGTGACGAGCTTAAGCCATCCGAGACCATTGATTGTGTGGGGCTCTATTGCCCTCAACCACTGTTTCAAACACGAAAAGCCATTGATAGTCTTGAATCCGGTGAAATACTCGAAGTTCTGGCTGATGATCCTGGTGCCGAAAGCGACCTGAAGAGTTTCGCCAGACGAACTGGGCACAGAATCGTTCTAACGGAAAGATTAAGCGAGGGAATATTGCGTTTTCTCATTGAAAAAGGATAGAAATTCGTGGAGTGTGTCCAGAAAAATGAAACATGCTTATCTTGATTATCAATCGGCAAAACCGGTTGACCCCAGAGTAGTTGATGTGATGTTACCGTATTTCACTGAGAAATTCGGTAATCCTTCAGCCCTCCACGAAGTTGGTGATGAGGCAACAGAAGCCCTAGAAAGCAGTAGAAGACAGATTCTAGAGTTCATCAACGGAAAAGATGGGGATCTTGTTTTCACTTCAGGAGCAACAGAATCCATCAATCTAGGAATCATTGGGTATGTTCGCCGAAACCGCAGAAAAGGTAGACACATTGTAATATCGGAAATCGAACACATTTCGATCAGAAATATCGCCAAGTACCTGGAAAGCAAAGGATTCAGTGTCTCCAGAGTGCCTGTTGATCAATATGGCATGATTCAACTGGAGAAACTTGAGCGCAGATTGACAGATGAAACCATTCTCGTTTCAGTCGGTTACGCCAACAACGAGATAGGAACCATCCAACCGATAAAAGAAATCGGTGAAATGACAAAGGAGCGAGATATCGGCTTGCATACAGATGCGGTTGCTGCAGAAGGTCTTCTTGACCTCGATGTTGAGCGAGACAACATAGATCTCATGACATTATCATCAAACGATATCTATGGACCAAGAGGCGCAGGCGTGCTCTACTACGGACCACGATCAAGGCCTAATCCCGTGATGTTAGGAGGAGGACAAGAGGGTGGACTTCGCTCGGGTACTGAGAATATGCCAGCAATCGTTGGAATGAGTGAAGCTACAAGAATCATGGAAAAGGAAATGGATTCCGAGGTAAAGAAACTAGAAAGCTATCGTGATAAGCTCATTGACGGAGTGCTTGACAACATTCCCGATTCACATCTAAATGGCCACCCCACCAAACGTTTGGCAAACAACGCACATTTCAGATTCGATGGGGTAGAAGGGGAAGCAATACTCCTTTCATTCAAGGATAAAGGAATCTCGGTGTCAACTGGATCAGCATGTACTTCCAGAACACTTCAGCCCTCCCATACACTGATTGCCACAGGGCTTCTGCATGAAGAAGCACATGGTTCATTACAGTTCACAGTAGGAAGATTCACGGAAGACGATGATGTTGAACGGGCTCTTGAAGCTACACCCGAGATAATTAGAAGACTAAGAGAAATGTCGCCAATATACGAGAATAAGGACGGTACATAATAGATGAAATCAACGCAGTATTCGGACAAGGTAATGGAGCACTTTCAGAACCCTAGAAATGTCGGAACGCTAGAAGGAGAAAACGTCGCAGTAGGAAGAGTAGGCAATCCTACCTGCGGAGATTTAATGGAGATGTTCGTGCGGATCGAGGATGACCGCATTGAAAATATCAAATTCCGTACGTTCGGTTGTGGGTCTGCTATAGCGACCAGTAGCATGATCACAGAGATGGTGAAAGGGAAGACTATCGAAGAAGCTAAGAGAATCACCAGACAGGATGTTGCAGACGAACTTGATGGCCTACCAGCTATCAAAATGCATTGCTCTAATTTGGCATCCAGAGCGTTGCATGAGGCCATACGCGAGTATGAGAAGGGAGAAGGCGAAGAAGTCGAATCGACCACGCAAATACCCTGTCAGAAGGTGCCAATCGAGGGGTTGGAAGAGTTCATTGGAAAAGGACTCTATCGAGAGGTAGAGAATCTGGAGGAATTGAAAGACAAGAGAATTCTGATTGTTCATAGAGATGACTCCTCTATTGAGATGGCAATCAAGCTTACAGGGTACTCTGATCGTGTTGTGCTCATGACGTGTGCAGATACCTTTCAGACAACTGAAGACTTGGAGAAAGCTCTTGAAGAATCATCGGTCAAGCTTCTAAGAGAATCCCAGCTGCTTGGTGTCACAGGCGAGTTCGAAGTCGAAAAAGCGAAGATTCGAGATTTAGACGATGATGATGAATACGAGCTCTTCACTGATGCTGTTGTTATTGGAAAATAGCCCCGGTTCAGGGATTATGCTCGTAGACTAGCTTTGAGAATTCATCGGCCAGATATAGTACTTCGAGTTCTAATTCAGTACTAGAAGTAGGGGTCCTGCAACCAAGAGGAGTGAGGCTATTCCTCACGGTCTATCTGGTCTATGCCATACTCCTCTGCCATGGAACTGTCATATGGAGCTCGCCTTCCAATGCATTTCTCACGCTGACATATTTGACAAGTATAGAACTGCTCTTCGGTCTCAAAGTACAAACCAGATATGGATTTTCTTGGATACATTATCAGATTCTCACGTAGTTCGACCCCAATTCTCTCGTGAACATCTCCCAAAATTCGAAACACATTTCGTTGTTCTTCCAATTTGAAATCGTCGACAGACCCAGGGCTATACCATGAAAGATTGGAACCTCCAGAAAGGATTTCCAGATGATGTTTTAGATAATCAGAAGATTGCAGCAGAACGTAATCCCCGAGGTATTCATAGCAGTATTGTTTGAGAGAGTCCTCCGTTCGTCTAGCCTTCTTCTCAACGTTATCACCTATGGTCACGACAAACGGGAATACAGAATCAGACTCCAGAAGCACGGACGCAAGAACATTACTCTGGAGCTGGAAGCCAGCAATTACAACGAACCCTTCACCGATTTCTTCAACGAGACATCGCTCCCAAACAGCTCTGGGTTCTACAAGAGTTTTGACTTCTTCCACGATCGAAGGGAAATCTACTTCTTCTGCTTGGCTTTCGCTCAGCCTCAGCTTGTTCCTAGAAATCTCTGAATTGATATCAGCGTTCATTTTAAAGATTGGCATCAAATTTCTCCCAAGAAATAAATATCTGAACAGTAAAAAAACACTTACTAATTTAGGAGTCATTCGAATATATGAAATTACGGCAGAAGATGCTTGCATCAGCTGTCGTGATTCTCTGTCTAACTATCAACCCCTTCTTGGTAAGTCTGAAGGCGGGTACGATAGTTACAGACGCCACCAACGCACGCCCTTCTTCTGTAAGGAATTGGGGGAACAACGGTGTTGAAAAACGGATCACGATACTATATGATGCAAATGACAATACAGTTGAAAGGACCGCACGAAAGCTTATTCAAAAGCTATCACGGTCCAGCTTAGAGATTAACGAACAACCAATAGAAACGACAAAAGACCTAGGACAACATCTGGGTGGTTCGTGGATGAACATCTATGTCATGCACGGAACCAGAGAGGGTATCAAGCTTGGTCATGATAAACTATCATGGGATGAGTTAGCTATCCTAGTAGAAAACTCAGACATATCCAATCACATCTTTGATGTTTGTCATTCAAGTATCTTAGAGACAAAAATCAGTGATGGAAACATCTATGGCCTTGAAGGTCAAGTGGATGCCGAAGTTGCATTACTTGGCGTTCTATGTAAAGTATATGAGACCTTAGATGGGTCTTCAGATTCAAATCAACAAGATCTCGCAGATTCAGTACTGGATGTTACTGCGAAGTTCTTTCTCAGCAATTTAGATACAATACTACAGCGTTCATTCAATCCTCAAGAGCCAATGGATGGTTTCACGGTTGATTTGGGGAGGAACCAATCCAAATCACGTGGTCCATGGGGTTGGATAGTCTATGCGTTCAAAACCATCCTCTTGGGTAGCCAACTGTACAACAACGACTGGTACAATACAGACCCCAACTCGATTCAATTTGATTCTGACAAAATCAACGGTGGTGCAACTGACAAGGGTGATATGTCGCTCAATGATTTAGGCAGTGGAGACGACGACACAGGCGAGTTTCCTTTCGATCTTCCGTTTACGCTCGATGTGGATCCGAGAGTCGGTTCTGGCCCCTGGTATATGCCAAACTACGTGGATCTTACAATCACAATCAAGCCAGAAAATGGCAAGCTCGACCTAGCGGAAGTACTAGGGCTGAAGAAAATGGTCGAAGCAGCCGGGTACGATGTATCAATTACATTAGACCCACGCCTTTCAGCTACATTAAGGATTGGAAATTTCATCTCACAGATGGGGGATGCAAATCCCGCTATTGATGGAAATCCGTTCCAATTCATGGGCGGCACATTCTCAATCGATTTTGGTCTCGAAATCGGGATTCCAATCGCGGTGTTCCTAGACTACGTTATTCCAAGTACAGGTTCAACAATCGCGAAGGTCCTTGATATTCTCAACATCAAGGTCAACCTAGTCAACTACCTTTCACTAGGCCTGGGCATGAACTACAATTCGACCACCGAAGCATCAAACATGGGTGTCACTCTCAAGGGCGGCTTCGGGCTGGATGTATCCATTAGTTTGCCCTCACCGAAAGAGTACATAAAATCAGCAATCGGTGTCAGTTTACCGCTCGATTTCATTGAGCTCGGTTCAAAGCTCAAAGTCACTACTGGCATACTTGCACAAGCAAATTTTGGACATCAGGGCATATACTTCAAAGTGGGCTTGTTCTACAGAATACTGTTCAAGTTCTATGCCTCCATTCTATGGATTTTCAAGTTTAGCATAACCAAGAAATGGAATGATGATATCACCTTCACTTTGCCTAAGATTCCTGGAACATCCAATCCACCAACCAACGACAATACAAATCTGGACCTGGACGGAGACGGGCTCTGGGATGATTTGGAGGATACAATGGGGCTGGATAAGACCAATCCAGATACTGATGGTGATGGTATAAGTGACGGAAACGAGGTCATCAACACATACACCGATCCGCTGAAGAAAGACTCGGATGGCGATGGGTTGAATGATGGGTATGAAATGGCCCAATTCTTCTGGGCTGGGCTCGATCCACTTGCAGATTACGATAACGACAACAAGTCATGTCTACTCGACCCAGACTCTGATAATGACGGACTGGATGATGAATGGGAACTGCTGGGCAACGGCAGTACCCATTGGGGCGAGGTCATCAAAACGGATCCTTCCCTCAAAGACACGGATTTCGATGGCTTCACGGATCTTGAGGAATGGGAATTTGCAGGTCCACACCGGGAACAACCTCATCCTCATCCGTGCAAGAAAGACTCGGACAATGACACCCTCACGGACAAGTTCGAATACGATTGGTATCATAACGATCGGGAGTATAACGTTTCGACCTCGATTCTCTACATCTTGACCACCGATGTAGATGAAGACTTGCTCATAGACGGTGAGGAGTACAA
The Candidatus Thorarchaeota archaeon genome window above contains:
- a CDS encoding sulfurtransferase TusA family protein, with amino-acid sequence MSDELKPSETIDCVGLYCPQPLFQTRKAIDSLESGEILEVLADDPGAESDLKSFARRTGHRIVLTERLSEGILRFLIEKG
- a CDS encoding sulfurtransferase; the protein is MIDKEPYGHGALKWVSTSWLEDHRDEVKIVDVQPDVHDYFKAHIPGAVYLAGKTFRAPLNGLPAQYVTPQHIEGLLGRIGLTKDASVVVYTGVGKHKGWGDGLDQPMMAYTLLRHGAKEVYLLDGGIDKWIEEGREISQEFPDVTPEVFDAEVDEDMFMTLEEVEEKKDMDDVILLDARPPKFYTGEESPWIRDGHIPGAVNLPWAILMTDDNKTELKAIEEIESLAEEVGATKDKLIICSCGTGREATAEYTIFKHLLGYPKVKLFEGSFTEWSTDPDREVVTGKDPY
- a CDS encoding cysteine desulfurase; its protein translation is MKHAYLDYQSAKPVDPRVVDVMLPYFTEKFGNPSALHEVGDEATEALESSRRQILEFINGKDGDLVFTSGATESINLGIIGYVRRNRRKGRHIVISEIEHISIRNIAKYLESKGFSVSRVPVDQYGMIQLEKLERRLTDETILVSVGYANNEIGTIQPIKEIGEMTKERDIGLHTDAVAAEGLLDLDVERDNIDLMTLSSNDIYGPRGAGVLYYGPRSRPNPVMLGGGQEGGLRSGTENMPAIVGMSEATRIMEKEMDSEVKKLESYRDKLIDGVLDNIPDSHLNGHPTKRLANNAHFRFDGVEGEAILLSFKDKGISVSTGSACTSRTLQPSHTLIATGLLHEEAHGSLQFTVGRFTEDDDVERALEATPEIIRRLREMSPIYENKDGT
- a CDS encoding iron-sulfur cluster assembly scaffold protein — translated: MKSTQYSDKVMEHFQNPRNVGTLEGENVAVGRVGNPTCGDLMEMFVRIEDDRIENIKFRTFGCGSAIATSSMITEMVKGKTIEEAKRITRQDVADELDGLPAIKMHCSNLASRALHEAIREYEKGEGEEVESTTQIPCQKVPIEGLEEFIGKGLYREVENLEELKDKRILIVHRDDSSIEMAIKLTGYSDRVVLMTCADTFQTTEDLEKALEESSVKLLRESQLLGVTGEFEVEKAKIRDLDDDDEYELFTDAVVIGK
- a CDS encoding NAD(P)-dependent oxidoreductase, which codes for MKVLLTGAFGNVGESTLEALCNHGHDVRCFDLPNKKNRKINEKLGNEFDFDIFWGDIRNYSDVSEALEGVEAIIHLAAIIPPQTDRNLQLAREVNVGGTENLVNAALESGKHPRFVYASSIATYGHCTGDGPPKKANDPQIATDAYTAHKIECESIVKESALPWTIMRFGVVTPLRMSMNIDPIMFEIPLEQRIEFVHTKDIGLALARGVTADVEGKILLLGGGQECRMDYREFVTAILDALGVGMLPDEAFLTPESEDDYFHTDWMNSQEAQELLDYQTRSFEQFLDDFKNEMGKRRILVRLFRPLVRRYLLHKSPYY
- a CDS encoding aminopeptidase P family protein, producing MTKTLELEKSNQACEILDELDLDAWLVWVRETSQMADPVLPIILSREVVWQSALIYSRDGTKTAIVGNFDADGVEQAGIFDEVIPYTEGIREQLVTTLTKIDPHEIAINFSKNDVAADGLTVGMHLLLKEYLEDTPFQDRLKSAEQVIGRLRGRKTDTELKRIREAVHITETIYKEAERFVRTGLSEMEIYEFFKQRMSHYGVGNAWDPEHNPAVDAGPNKEFGHSGPTNNKTKAGHLLHFDFGVKKNGYCSDIQRMFYFGIPSDIPDQIQDAFDTVYGAIQKASDHLRPGMKGYEVDAIARDYVKERGYDEYQHALGHQVGRIAHDGGTLLGPLWDRYGDSPKGEVEVGNVFTLELYVWTEDYGQLSLEEDVVVTEDGCEFLSSPQEELICIE